TGTCGGCCGACGATTTTCGGGAGATCCTGCCGTTGGGTGGTTGGGAGATCACTTATATGGGCCCGACGACCTATCTGATCAACGTCGGCCCCGAATCGATCGAGTTGCTGTCCGCGCGCAATCCCGATATGGCCGAAGAGGTGGAGTCGATGCTTGCGCAGTACCGCGCGATGGAGCCGTGGCTGGCCGGCGGGCGGGTGCACGCGCCGTTCTGGGAAGTGCACGCGACGCGCGTCGACTGATCGCGTCGCGTAGACGGTCGCCGAGAGTGAATTCTGCGACGCGACACGCTGGCGGACCGTCGCCTGATTCACGGTCGGCGCGGTGTGGCGTCAGCCCTCGTCGGGGACCAGCGTCAACGAAATCGAGTTGATGCAGTAGCGCAGGTCGGTGGGCGTCGGATAACCCTCGCCGGCGAACACGTGGCCCAAGTGACTGTGGCAGTTGGCGCACAGCACCTCGGTACGGGTGGTGCCCATCGAATGGTCGGGACGCAGCACCACCGCGTCCGAACTCGACGGGTCGAAGAACGACGGCCACCCGCAGTGCGAGTCGAATTTCTCTGTGCTGCGGAACAATTCGGCACCACAGGCACGACAGTTGTAAACACCCTTGGTCTTGGTGTCGGTGTACCGGCCGATGAACGGCCGCTCGGTGCCGGCGCGCCGCAGCACATCGAACTCCTGCGGGTTGAGTTTCTTGCGCCACTCGTCGTCGGAAAGTTGCAGTTTCGGACGCGCGAGTTCAGTCATCGCTTCTCCTCAGTGCTTCGCGGGTTCCTCATCCACGCTAGCGCGCGTCTGATCATGCGGTAGCCACGTCGGATCGATCCCGTCCTCGAGCCTGTTCTCCGCCTTGGCGTCCAGGAACCGGAAGTACAGCACCGTGAACGTCACGATCAACACCAGGGACCAACCGTAGGTGATCTTCAGGTATTCCATGGCCCGTCCCCACCGCATCCAGTTGAAGAGCAGCCAACGGTCCAGCGTCATGAACCCGTAGATGCCCAGCCATGCCGGCCAGTTGCGGATCACCGAATTGGGCAGCACGACCGTCATCAGGAACGGGAAAAGCATCATCGAGTAGTAGCCCTGGGCCAGCGACATCACCAACCACGACCACAGCAGCAGCACCCCGGAGGACGTGGTGAACCAGAACAGCGGGTCGCGGGTGCGGTAGTAGCGGTACAGCAGCCACAGGGCGCCGATGGCGATCGCGGTGAACAGCAGCCGCAGCGCGATGATCAACCAGAAGGGCAGGCCGAAGTAGACGCCGTTGCCCTCGATCGAGCTGTTGAAGTAGTCGCGGGTGCCCAGGATGTAGGGCACCGTTCGGGTGAAGAAGTCCATCGGATGCGGCACCAGCGGTATCGCGGCAAGGTTGGCGACCAGAGGCACCAGGAACGCCATCGCCAGCGCCCGCCACTGGCGGTTCAGCAGCGGCAGCAACAGCAGCGGCCCCAGCAGCGGTTTGAGCACCAGCGTCAGCCCGATAGCCAGGCCGGCCCACCACTGGCGGCTGGCCCGGCCGTCGAGCAGCCACTTCAGGAACAGCACCTCGAGCAGCAGGATGCAGCCGTTGATGTTGGTGAATACCAGAGTGTTGGTGACGGTTTCGGTGCAGAACATCGCCAGGATCAGGGCGGGTGCGGCCACCGAGGACAACGTGAAGTTGAACATCCGCAGCAGTAGGTAGGCAGCGACCAGGATGGCGACGGTATTGATCGAGATGAACAGGTAGCGCGACGGCGCGAACGGCAGGTAGCCGAAGGGCGCCATCAGCAGCGTGCCGCCCGGCGGATACAGGTAATGCGGGTCGACGTAGTCGAAATGTTCGTTGTAGATGTCCCAGCCGCGCCGAAAGTTCAGCACCGCCCGGTAGACCGGCTTGAAGTCGTCG
This genomic stretch from Mycobacterium paragordonae harbors:
- the msrB gene encoding peptide-methionine (R)-S-oxide reductase MsrB — protein: MTELARPKLQLSDDEWRKKLNPQEFDVLRRAGTERPFIGRYTDTKTKGVYNCRACGAELFRSTEKFDSHCGWPSFFDPSSSDAVVLRPDHSMGTTRTEVLCANCHSHLGHVFAGEGYPTPTDLRYCINSISLTLVPDEG
- the aftC gene encoding arabinofuranan 3-O-arabinosyltransferase, which produces MYGALVTAADSTRTGLRASVQAAFRPGPATTASVLRAVLWPAAILSVLHRSIVLTTNGNITDDFKPVYRAVLNFRRGWDIYNEHFDYVDPHYLYPPGGTLLMAPFGYLPFAPSRYLFISINTVAILVAAYLLLRMFNFTLSSVAAPALILAMFCTETVTNTLVFTNINGCILLLEVLFLKWLLDGRASRQWWAGLAIGLTLVLKPLLGPLLLLPLLNRQWRALAMAFLVPLVANLAAIPLVPHPMDFFTRTVPYILGTRDYFNSSIEGNGVYFGLPFWLIIALRLLFTAIAIGALWLLYRYYRTRDPLFWFTTSSGVLLLWSWLVMSLAQGYYSMMLFPFLMTVVLPNSVIRNWPAWLGIYGFMTLDRWLLFNWMRWGRAMEYLKITYGWSLVLIVTFTVLYFRFLDAKAENRLEDGIDPTWLPHDQTRASVDEEPAKH